A region of the Streptomyces sp. NBC_00442 genome:
ACGCTCACGACCAGGAAAAGGGCGATGCGTCGCCGGTGCGGGGCGGCGAACGCGGCGATGCGGCGCAAGGTGGCCCGGTTGAAGGGACGCTTGTCCTGCTGCGCGTTCATGACGTTGTGGAGCTGTGTCCACGCGGTGGCTTCCATACTCATGCGAGGAACGTACGACCTCGACATGGCTTGAGGTCAACGCGTGTGCGGGTGCACATCGCGCGACAGCGCCCCGGAACCTGAACGCGGTTCCGGGGCGGAGTGACGCGGTGTGACCGGTCAGTCGTTCTTGCAGGTGTTGCCGGCCGACGGGTTGAGCAGCCCGATGAGGTCGATGGTGTTGCCGCACACGGGGAGCTGAACACCGATGGGGACCTGGATGACGTCGCCGGACAGCACGCCGGGGGAGTTCTCCGCCGTGCCCGTGACGGGCGGCACCGGGTCGGCAGCGGCGGCGGCGCCGGCCGCGCCCATCACGGCGGTGGCGGCCAGGAACGTTGCGGCGAGTGCGGTACGGATACGCACGATTTCCTCCTGTTTGTGGGGAATGCTTATGAACAGACTCTCCGGGGTCGGGCCCCGGCGAAAGCCGCGTGACCCGTTGGGGTGAGAGGTGGGGGAGGGAACCATGTGTTACCGGCACGTAGGTTGATCGCTCAACCTGAGCACGCATCAGGTGTGTGCGGGCCATCCCGGGCACCCCCGCAAGGGCGTTGGCCGCCCCCACGTGAAGTCACTTGGCCCGTACCGGGTTTATTCGGCCGCGTCGCGCTCACTCGTACAGAGCGCCCCTGGAACGGGGGCGGTTCAGCGAGCGGGAAGGCAGGCCATGTCCAGTGGTGTCGTCATCATCCTGATAGCGGTCGCGGTGATCGTTGTCGCGGCGGTGGTCCTCGGCATGTTCGTCGCACGCCGCGGCAACGGGCTGCGCCGTCGGTTCGGACCCGAGTACGAACGGACGGTCGCCCAGCACCATGGCGACGTCAAGGCGGCGGAGAAGGACCTCGACGAGCGGGTGCGCCGCTACGGCAGCCTCAAGGTCGAGCCCCCGACGGCAGAGGCGCGCAGCCGGTACGCCGCCGAATGGGCACGTGTCCAGGAGGAGTTCGTGGATTCCCCGGCGCGGGCGGTCGCCGACGCCGAGGCGCTGCTCGGCCGGCTGGCGCAGGAACGCGGCTTCCCGGACGGAGCATCCGGGGAACAGCTCGCCGCACTCTCGGTGCACCACCCCGACCACCTCGACGGCTACCGCAGGATTCAGGGCGTGGCCCAGAACCCCGACGGGCGCCGCCGCAGCACGGAAGAACTGCGCGAGGCCCTTGTGCAGGCCCATGAGTTCTTCGCCGTCCTCGCCGGTGAACGCCGTGGGCACAAGGCCGGGGCCCTCGCGCCCCGGAACAACCGGCATGCGTCGCACACGTCCCGCGACGACCTGAACCACCGAGACACCGCCCGAGGGAGCCAGTCATGACCCACGCCGAGCAGCCCATACCCGACCGGCCCGCGACGGAGCGGCCCACGCCCGAGCGGCCCGTGTCGCAGAGCCCCGCGTCCGCCGGCCGGCCCGTCGAGCAGAGCGGCCCCGATCAGGGCGTGGGTGAGCGCCCCGCACGGCAGCCGTCCCTCGACGAGCGCCCCGCCGAGGTGCGACCCGCCGACGTGCGTTCTGCCGGCGGCGCCCCGGGCGTCACCGACCCGGCCGTACCGGGGCGCGCCGCGCAGGAGCGCGTCGTACCCGAGCGGGCCGCCGCCGGATCGCCCGTAGCCGGATCGACCGTGGCCGGGCACTCCCTCGACGGCCCCGGCGTCACCGAAGGCGACGTGCCCGGACGGGACGCACGGGGATCCGATGCGCTGCCCGGTGCCGGATCCCATGACCCGGCCGCCACCCTGGACGAGGCCGGGCAGCAGGGCGACGCCGTGCAGCGCGACGAGGCCGTGGTGCGGTCCGACGCACGAGACAAGCTTCAGCTCAGGCTCCAGCACGCGGTCGGCGGGTTCGTGGACGAGCCGCGCGCGGCCGTCGAGGAAGCCGCGTCGGCCGTCGACGACCTCGCCGAGCACATCATCGAAACGCTCGGGCACCGCCGTGGCGCGCTCCGGGCGTCCTGGCAGGACACGACCGGCGGGGCGGCCACCGAGGACCTGCGCATGGCCCTGCGCGAGTACCGCCGGCTCGCGGAGCGCCTGCTCAGCCTGTAGGCCCGGCGCTCATCGCATCGCGTGCGGCGCCCCGGCCGGATCCGCCCGGCAGGGCGCCGCGCACCCGTCACGAACCGAGGCTCAACCCTCCTGACACCGCAAGGAGTTGGACATGTCCAGACGCTATGGAGGAAACCCGGCGGCGACCGGCATCCTCATCATCGTGGACCTCATGGCGCTGATCCTGATCCTCTGGATCGCCTTCTTCCTGGTCAACGCCAACACGGCCAACGACGTCGTGTCCTGGGTACGCAATGCCGCGGACTGGCTCTCGGGCTGGTCGCGGGACATGTTCCACATCAAGTCCGACACCTGGCGCACGGTGGTCAACTACGGTCTGCCGGCGGTCGT
Encoded here:
- a CDS encoding chaplin, whose amino-acid sequence is MVRIRTALAATFLAATAVMGAAGAAAAADPVPPVTGTAENSPGVLSGDVIQVPIGVQLPVCGNTIDLIGLLNPSAGNTCKND